In a single window of the Raphanus sativus cultivar WK10039 chromosome 9, ASM80110v3, whole genome shotgun sequence genome:
- the LOC108826732 gene encoding prefoldin subunit 5, giving the protein MASSSSSARGEMEKMGIDQLKALKEQADLEVNLLQDSLNNIRTANARLESAAGALNDLSLRPQGKKMLVPLTASLYVPGTLDEADKVLVDIGTGYFIEKTMDDGKDYCQRKINLLKSNYEQLFEVLAKKKNVADEAGMVLQSKVRQLQAATSS; this is encoded by the exons atggCGTCATCATCATCGTCGGCGAGAGGAGAGATGGAGAAGATGGGAATCGATCAGCTGAAAGCGTTGAAGGAGCAAGCGGATCTCGAAGTGAACCTCCTCCAAGACAGTCTGAACAACATCCGCACAGCCAACGCCCGCCTCGAATCCGCCGCGGGAGCTCTCAACGATCTCTCCCTCAGACCTCAGGGTAAGAAGATGCTCGTGCCGCTCACCGCGTCTCTCTACGTGCCTGGGACGCTCGACGAAGCTGACAAGGTTCTTGTTGACATCGGCACTGGTTACTTCATCGAG AAAACAATGGATGATGGTAAAGACTATTGTCAAAGGAAGATCAACTTGTTGAAATCCAACTATGAACAACTTTTTGAG GTGTTggccaaaaagaaaaacgtggCAGATGAAGCAGGGATGGTCTTGCAGTCTAAAGTTAGACAGTTACAAGCTGCAACTTCGTCCTGA
- the LOC108825259 gene encoding dihydroorotate dehydrogenase (quinone), mitochondrial: protein MAGRAATWSAKWAREFLLKRVSSNPPLRGAIRNCSSSAPGASSSPKVPHFSKKGRILTGATIGLAIAGGAYVSTADEATFCGWLFSATKVVNPLFALLDAEFSHKLAVTAAARGWVPREKRPDPQILGLEVWGRKFSNPIGLAAGFDKNAEATEGLLGLGFGFVEVGSVTPVPQEGNPKPRIFRLREDGAIINRCGFNSEGIVVVAKRLGAQHGKRMLAETSGTSSSPGDEVKPGGKSGPGILGVNLGKNKTSEDAAADYVQGVHNLSQYADYLVINVSSPNTAGLRMLQGRKQLKDLVKKVQAARDEMQWGDDGPPPLLVKIAPDLSRGELEDIAAVALALKLDGLIISNTTVSRPEPVSNNPVATETGGLSGKPLFNLSTNMLREMYTLTRGKIPLIGCGGVSSGEDAYKKIRAGATLVQLYTGFAYGGPALIPQIKEELVSCLERDGFKSIQEAIGADHRLMKHEHEKYTEEILLCLQPKKN from the exons ATGGCCGGAAGAGCTGCGACATGGTCGGCTAAATGGGCGAGAGAGTTTTTACTGAAAAGGGTCTCGTCGAATCCTCCTCTTCGTGGAGCGATTCGAAACTGTTCTTCTTCAGCTCCTGGAGCTTCCTCTTCACCTAAAGTCCCTCACTTTTCCAAGAAA GGAAGGATATTGACAGGAGCTACCATTGGTCTGGCCATAGCTGGTGGAGCTTATGTTAGTACTGCAGATGAAGCAACCTTCTG TGGGTGGCTGTTCTCAGCAACAAAGGTTGTTAACCCTCTCTTTGCTCTTCTGGACGCTGAGTTTTCTCATAAGCTGGCCGTCACGGCCGCGGCTCGCGGGTGGGTGCCTAGAGAGAAGAGACCTGATCCACAGATCTTGGGACTTGAAGTCTGGGGAAGGAAGTTTTCAAACCCAATAGGACTCGCTGCTGGCTTTGACAAGAACGCTGAAGCTACAGAAGGGTTGCTAGGGCTTGGGTTTGGCTTTGTTGAGGTAGGCTCTGTGACTCCAGTTCCACAAGAAGGCAACCCCAAACCACGCATCTTCAGATTACGTGAAGATGG AGCTATTATCAATAGGTGTGGGTTTAACAGTGAAGGGATTGTTGTGGTTGCAAAGCGGTTAGGTGCTCAGCATGGTAAAAGAATGTTGGCTGAGACGTCAGGCACTTCATCATCTCCAGGCGATGAAGTGAAACCAGGGGGCAAGTCTGGACCTGGTATACTTGGGGTCAACCTTGGAAAGAACAAGACTAGTGAAGATGCAGCTGCTGATTATGTCCAGGGAGTTCATAACTTATCCCAATATGCTGATTACTTG GTGATTAATGTTTCATCACCAAACACGGCAGGGCTGAGGATGCTTCAGGGGAGGAAACAGTTGAAGGATCTTGTGAAGAAGGTTCAAGCTGCTAGGGATGAGATGCAATGGGGTGATGATggtcctcctcctcttcttgtGAAGATTGCTCCTGATTTGTCTAGAGGAGAGCTTGAAGATATTGCAGCG GTTGCTCTTGCTCTCAAGTTGGATGGGCTG ATCATATCAAATACAACAGTGTCGAGGCCAGAACCTGTAAGCAACAACCCTGTGGCAACAGAGACAGGTGGTTTGAGCGGGAAACCGCTCTTTAATCTCTCCACCAACATGTTAAGAGAGATGTACACTCTGACGCGA GGAAAGATTCCACTGATAGGCTGCGGTGGTGTTAGCAG TGGTGAGGATGCTTACAAGAAGATAAGAGCTGGAGCCACACTTGTTCAGCTGTACACTGGGTTTGCTTATGGTGGACCTGCTCTCATCCCACAAATAAAG GAAGAACTGGTGAGTTGCTTAGAAAGGGATGGCTTCAAGTCGATTCAAGAAGCAATTGGTGCTGATCACAGATTGATGAAACACGAACATGAAAAATATACAGAAGAGATACTCCTTTGcttacaaccaaaaaaaaattga
- the LOC108825258 gene encoding superoxide dismutase [Fe] 3, chloroplastic-like, which translates to MSSDFRENCILICDALEPYLSQRTVEVHWGKHHRGYVDNLNKQLGKDDKLYGHTMEELIKATYTNGNPLPEFNNAAQGNFTFYNPFVVYNHDFFWESMQPGGGDVPQKEFLRIYHLGMEFTKACSLSI; encoded by the exons ATGTCTAGTGATTTTAGGGAAAATTGCATCTTGATATGT GATGCTTTGGAACCGTATCTGAGTCAAAGAACAGTAGAAGTGCATTGGGGTAAACACCACAGAGGGTATGTAGACAATCTAAACAAACAGTTAGGCAAAGATGATAAACTCTATGGACACACCATGGAAGAGCTTATCAAGGCGACGTATACCAACGGGAATCCTTTGCCTGAGTTCAACAACGCTGCGCAGGGTAACTTTACTTTTTATAACCCGTTTGTT GTTTATAACCATGATTTCTTCTGGGAGTCAATGCAACCTGGTGGTGGTGACGTGCCTCAAAAGGAGTTCTTGAGAATTTACCACCTGGGAATGGAGTTTACCAAAGCATGTTCCCTTAGCATCTAG
- the LOC108827958 gene encoding putative GEM-like protein 8, with the protein MTMSTVHQQVLAFPALKTAPAGYLPDPASINKLQIPNFSKTSQQSKGKSILRTNSFTDGAIDQSKLGPKLTETVKRKLSLGAKIIQMGGLEKIYKRLFRVYDEEKLFKAYQCYLSTTAGPIAGLLFISSKKIAFCSERSIKVASPKGDLIRVHYKVSIPLCKIKGVNKSLNTKKPSQKYLEVVTVDGFDFWFMGFLSYKKAFNCLEQALSLQQ; encoded by the coding sequence ATGACAATGAGCACAGTCCACCAACAAGTTCTTGCATTTCCTGCACTCAAGACTGCTCCCGCAGGTTACTTGCCTGACCCAGCGTCCATCAACAAGCTCCAAATCCCTAATTTTTCCAAAACATCTCAACAAAGCAAGGGAAAATCGATTCTGCGTACCAATAGTTTCACGGATGGAGCTATAGATCAGAGCAAGTTAGGACCAAAGCTGACCGAAACAGTCAAGAGAAAGCTATCTTTGGGAGCTAAGATCATTCAAATGGGAGGCCTAGAGAAAATCTACAAGAGGCTCTTCAGAGTCTACGACGAAGAGAAACTCTTCAAGGCCTACCAATGTTACCTATCAACAACCGCAGGTCCCATCGCAGGGTTACTCTTCATCTCATCAAAGAAGATTGCTTTCTGCAGCGAGAGATCGATCAAAGTGGCTTCTCCTAAGGGAGATCTCATTAGGGTTCACTACAAAGTGTCAATCCCTCTTTGCAAGATCAAGGGAGTGAACAAGAGTCTTAACACAAAGAAGCCTTCTCAGAAGTACCTTGAAGTAGTCACGGTCGATGGCTTTGACTTCTGGTTCATGGGATTCTTGAGCTACAAGAAAGCTTTCAACTGCCTCGAGCAAGCACTTTCTCTTCAGCAATAA
- the LOC108825257 gene encoding uncharacterized protein LOC108825257 gives MRDWEKAQSTLVHPQRAHPPQLTIQLSSPTTIRCHTDVAWNKESREAGLAWIFTDGEGREISRGCLHQQHVSSSLVAEALAIREALGHAVALNINIIWIRSDCKGLIQSITTNQ, from the coding sequence ATGAGAGATTGGGAGAAAGCGCAGAGCACACTTGTTCATCCACAGAGAGCCCATCCCCCACAACTAACGATTCAACTCTCATCTCCGACGACAATTAGATGCCACACCGACGTGGCTTGGAACAAGGAATCAAGAGAGGCGGGGCTTGCATGGATCTTCACGGACGGGGAAGGGAGAGAGATCAGCCGAGGATGTCTCCATCAACAACACGTCTCTTCATCACTCGTGGCGGAAGCACTGGCGATCCGAGAGGCTCTAGGTCACGCTGTGGCGCTCAACATCAACATCATCTGGATCCGTTCAGATTGCAAGGGACTAATCCAGTCCATCACTACGAATCAATGA
- the LOC108825256 gene encoding uncharacterized protein LOC108825256, protein MQIFTIKPFSDGCGSSSGSSSVGTDDISGYLYFQYNELEKPHERHPLTAKIELLAEQHSGLHSLTSSDLSPDSWLSIAWYPIYQIPSVKSMKKELSAAFLTYHKLKPDFPETFVEDDKKLKGHGKSSKEEVVLPPSGAVTYKAGGDVWNMPGTSDHDDRDRHEKAASSWVEKLGFTHSDYMFFFRCNLYYHPW, encoded by the exons ATGCAGATCTTCACCATCAAACCCTTCTCTGATGGCTGTGGTTCTTCTTCAGG GAGCTCATCGGTAGGAACAGATGATATCTCAGGCTACCTTTATTTTCAATACAACGAGCTTGAAAAGCCGCACGAGAGGCACCCACTGACTGCAAAG ATTGAGCTACTGGCTGAGCAGCACAGTGGCTTGCATAGTCTGACAAGTTCAGATCTCTCTCCAGATAGCTGGTTGTCCATAGCCTG GTATCCCATTTATCAAATTCCATCAGTGAAAAGCATGAAGAAGGAGTTATCCGCTGCGTTCCTAACGTACCATAAATTGAAACCAGACTTTCCAG AAACATTTGTTGAGGATGATAAGAAGCTGAAAGGGCATGGGAAGTCAAGTAAAGAAGAAGTTGTGCTTCCTCCATCTGGAGCAGTGACTTACAAAGCCGGTGGTGACGTGTGGAACATGCCTGGGACATCAGATCATGATGATAGAGATAGGCATGAAAAAGCTGCTTCCTCGTGGGTGGAAAAACTCGGCTTCACTCACAGTGATTACATGTTCTTTTTCAGATGCAATTTATACTACCATCCTTGGTGA
- the LOC130499957 gene encoding uncharacterized protein LOC130499957 codes for MGKNLNVVCIMIMLIAVFVIGGEAKSEAECSVICRPHCKSSSSTGECSDCHRKCNQSPPSVKTKILKIQKDNKQYELHN; via the coding sequence ATGGGTAAAAATTTGAACGTGGTATGCATAATGATAATGCTCATAGCGGTGTTTGTGATCGGAGGTGAAGCAAAATCGGAGGCAGAATGCAGTGTCATTTGCCGTCCTCACTGCAAATCTTCATCATCAACGGGAGAATGTTCTGACTGTCACAGAAAGTGTAACCAATCTCCACCGTCTGTGAAGACAAAGATTCTGAAGATTCAAAAGGACAACAAACAATATGAGTTACATAACTAA
- the LOC130499560 gene encoding LRR receptor-like serine/threonine-protein kinase FLS2 — MQNLRWVLNLLFVSSLLVHTSSSQTICTSQDRAALLAFKSSITKDTTGVLSSWVGKDCCNGEWEGVQCNPSTGRVTNLVLRNSLNEHTLYMKGTLSPSLGNLGSLQVLFISGTKFIAGSIPNSFSKLTSLTQLVLDDNSLQGNVPSCLGHLPFLEILSLAGNRFSGAVPASLGSLRSLSVLMLARNSLSGPIPLTFKNLVKLQTLDLSYNALSGPIPDFIGQFQELTTLDLSSNRLSGGLPASVYTLGKLQDMSLKRNDLSGPLSDRVSNLKSLSSLDLSSNKFNGHIPSSITRLQNLWSLNLSRNHFSDPLPVVGFPSLLSVDLSYNNLNLGAVPSWIREKRLTEINLAGCKLRGGFPKLTRPHDVTSLDLSDNLLTGDDVSAFLANMTSLQRVKLSKNQLRFDLSKLKLPEGVSSVDLSSNLVTGSLSSLLNDKTSRFLEEIHLTDNQISGRIPDFTESLNLKVLNIGSNNIGGQIPSSISNLVELARLDISRNHVSGVIPQGLGQLEQLNWLDLSINALTGRIPDSLLNIKAMKHVSFRANGLCGLIPQGRPLNIFPAAAYLHNLCLCGKPLPPCRKTMK, encoded by the coding sequence ATGCAAAACCTGAGATGGGTTTTGaatctcttgtttgtttctTCACTTCTTGTTCACACATCATCATCACAAACAATCTGCACAAGCCAAGACAGGGCAGCACTTCTAGCTTTCAAATCAAGCATCACCAAAGACACAACCGGAGTTCTATCTTCATGGGTTGGTAAAGACTGTTGCAACGGAGAATGGGAAGGCGTCCAATGCAATCCATCCACCGGGAGAGTCACAAACTTGGTGTTGAGAAACTCCTTGAACGAGCATACACTCTACATGAAAGGCACCTTGTCACCTTCCCTGGGGAATCTCGGATCTCTCCAGGTTTTGTTCATTTCCGGAACCAAGTTCATCGCTGGCTCGATCCCCAACAGCTTCTCTAAGCTGACTAGTCTCACTCAGCTCGTCCTCGACGATAATTCACTCCAAGGGAACGTTCCTTCTTGCTTAGGCCATCTTCCGTTCTTGGAGATTCTTTCATTAGCTGGAAACCGTTTCTCCGGTGCTGTCCCGGCGAGCTTAGGGAGCTTGAGAAGCCTCTCCGTGTTAATGCTGGCTCGAAACTCTCTCTCTGGTCCAATCCCACTGACGTTCAAGAACCTTGTCAAGCTTCAGACTCTTGACCTCAGCTACAATGCATTATCCGGACCAATCCCTGACTTCATAGGCCAGTTTCAGGAGCTAACAACTCTTGATCTCTCCAGCAACAGACTCTCCGGGGGACTACCAGCTTCTGTCTACACCTTGGGGAAGCTTCAGGACATGTCGTTGAAGCGAAATGATCTTTCCGGACCACTCTCTGACCGAGTCAGCAACTTGAAGTCTCTCTCTAGCCTTGACTTGAGCAGCAACAAGTTCAACGGTCACATACCATCATCCATCACAAGACTTCAGAATCTCTGGTCTCTCAATCTCTCGAGAAACCATTTCTCTGATCCTCTGCCTGTTGTAGGGTTTCCTTCTTTGCTCTCCGTTGATCTTTCCTACAACAACCTTAATCTCGGAGCAGTTCCAAGCTGGATCAGAGAGAAGCGTCTCACGGAGATTAACTTAGCTGGTTGTAAACTGAGAGGGGGCTTTCCAAAGCTGACGAGGCCACACGATGTTACCTCGCTAGACTTGTCTGACAACTTACTCACAGGTGATGATGTTTCAGCTTTTCTCGCTAACATGACAAGTCTTCAGAGAGTGAAGCTCTCAAAGAACCAGCTCAGGTTTGATCTCTCAAAGCTCAAGTTGCCTGAAGGAGTCTCTTCTGTTGATCTAAGTTCAAATCTAGTGACTGGTTCTCTTTCAAGCCTGTTAAACGACAAGACAAGCCGTTTCTTGGAAGAGATCCATCTCACAGACAACCAAATCTCAGGGAGGATCCCTGATTTCACAGAGAGCTTGAACCTGAAAGTACTCAACATAGGTAGCAACAACATCGGTGGACAGATCCCAAGTTCAATATCAAACCTTGTTGAACTCGCGAGACTAGACATCTCGAGGAATCACGTTTCGGGAGTCATACCTCAGGGTTTAGGACAGTTAGAGCAGCTTAACTGGCTAGACCTCTCGATCAATGCATTAACGGGAAGAATCCCGGATAGCTTGCTGAACATCAAGGCGATGAAACACGTGAGTTTCAGGGCCAACGGGTTGTGCGGATTGATTCCACAAGGAAGACCGCTCAACATTTTTCCTGCAGCTGCTTATCTTCATAACCTTTGCTTGTGTGGCAAGCCGTTACCACCTTGCAGGAAGACAATGAAgtga
- the LOC130500361 gene encoding putative F-box protein At5g62660 isoform X2: MVKYLLRRRAYFVAPEIPFDLMIEILTRLPAKSLMRFRCVSKLWSCLIRSRYFSNLYHTVSSSRPQPLGLYMSLNSVHWARHLKCDSMELCHNPGKSDLLSLRKACIYNPATRQRLILPAVKSNIFAQQVPNKRVCNFFGHDPINDQYKILCIVVLNSKHRLTSEYWVFVVEPGGFWKRIEHDDDQPRFPTRQGPCINGVIYYLASSFTCQDKVYCFDVRFEEFRVIQVPSEVSKYAYSVGFIEHGGKPAIFDFTRIRETGVSELWVLEMNGGTWSRKSLVLKLCQKHLVDDVKIMDLRVHDTGQNNEVILALPNTCYLLYYDLIKNDLRKVDIKRESPPDQRLNIYVKLMDKGENIMPLEI; this comes from the exons ATGGTTAAGTATCTGTTGAGAAGACGAGCCTATTTCGTGGCGCCAGAGATTCCTTTTGATCTCATGATCGAGATCCTAACTAGGTTGCCTGCTAAATCGCTTATGAGGTTCAGGTGTGTCTCAAAGCTATGGTCTTGTCTGATCCGGTCTCGATATTTTAGCAACCTTTATCACACGGTTTCATCATCGCGACCGCAACCACTTGGTCTATACATGAGTTTGAATTCGGTGCATTGGGCGAGACACTTGAAGTGTGATTCAATGGAGCTTTGCCACAACCCTGGAAAGTCTGATCTGCTATCATTAAG AAAAGCATGTATCTATAATCCCGCAACCAGACAAAGGTTAATCTTACCGGCGGTCAAGTCCAACATCTTTGCTCAACAAGTACCTAATAAGCGCGTCTGCAACTTTTTCGGACATGATCCTATTAATgatcaatacaaaatattatgcATTGTTGTGCTAAACTCAAAACATAGGCTAACCTCCGAGTATTGGGTCTTCGTAGTGGAACCAGGAGGTTTTTGGAAAAGAATTGAGCATGATGATGATCAACCTCGCTTTCCTACAAGACAAGGACCCTGCATCAACGGAGTTATATATTATCTGGCTTCCAGTTTTACCTGTCAAGATAAGGTTTACTGTTTTGACGTTAGGTTTGAAGAGTTTCGTGTGATCCAAGTACCCAGTGAGGTGTCTAAATATGCTTATTCCGTGGGTTTCATAGAGCATGGTGGAAAACCAGCAATTTTTGATTTCACACGTATTAGAGAAACTGGTGTGTCGGAGTTGTGGGTCTTGGAGATGAATGGTGGAACATGGTCGAGGAAGTCTCTGGTTTTGAAGCTTTGTCAGAAACATTTAGTGGATGACGTTAAGATTATGGATTTGAGAGTGCATGATACCGGTCAGAACAATGAGGTTATCTTGGCGTTGCCTAATACTTGTTACCTTCTCTATTATGATCTGATAAAGAATGATTTGAGAAAGGTTGATATCAAAAGAGAAAGTCCACCGGACCAGAGGCTGAACATATATGTCAAGCTCATGGATAAGGGTGAAAACATCATGCCCTTAGAAATTTGA
- the LOC130500361 gene encoding putative F-box protein At5g62660 isoform X1 codes for MVKYLLRRRAYFVAPEIPFDLMIEILTRLPAKSLMRFRCVSKLWSCLIRSRYFSNLYHTVSSSRPQPLGLYMSLNSVHWARHLKCDSMELCHNPGKSDLLSLRLSSSSSNSAESSLEIDLNFPGMEGHMMFVLRGLILYTICRKACIYNPATRQRLILPAVKSNIFAQQVPNKRVCNFFGHDPINDQYKILCIVVLNSKHRLTSEYWVFVVEPGGFWKRIEHDDDQPRFPTRQGPCINGVIYYLASSFTCQDKVYCFDVRFEEFRVIQVPSEVSKYAYSVGFIEHGGKPAIFDFTRIRETGVSELWVLEMNGGTWSRKSLVLKLCQKHLVDDVKIMDLRVHDTGQNNEVILALPNTCYLLYYDLIKNDLRKVDIKRESPPDQRLNIYVKLMDKGENIMPLEI; via the coding sequence ATGGTTAAGTATCTGTTGAGAAGACGAGCCTATTTCGTGGCGCCAGAGATTCCTTTTGATCTCATGATCGAGATCCTAACTAGGTTGCCTGCTAAATCGCTTATGAGGTTCAGGTGTGTCTCAAAGCTATGGTCTTGTCTGATCCGGTCTCGATATTTTAGCAACCTTTATCACACGGTTTCATCATCGCGACCGCAACCACTTGGTCTATACATGAGTTTGAATTCGGTGCATTGGGCGAGACACTTGAAGTGTGATTCAATGGAGCTTTGCCACAACCCTGGAAAGTCTGATCTGCTATCATTAAGGTTATCGTCGTCGTCTAGTAATAGTGCTGAATCATCCTTAGAAATAGATTTGAATTTCCCAGGGATGGAAGGACACATGATGTTTGTTCTTCGCGGTCTGATTTTATACACTATTTGCAGAAAAGCATGTATCTATAATCCCGCAACCAGACAAAGGTTAATCTTACCGGCGGTCAAGTCCAACATCTTTGCTCAACAAGTACCTAATAAGCGCGTCTGCAACTTTTTCGGACATGATCCTATTAATgatcaatacaaaatattatgcATTGTTGTGCTAAACTCAAAACATAGGCTAACCTCCGAGTATTGGGTCTTCGTAGTGGAACCAGGAGGTTTTTGGAAAAGAATTGAGCATGATGATGATCAACCTCGCTTTCCTACAAGACAAGGACCCTGCATCAACGGAGTTATATATTATCTGGCTTCCAGTTTTACCTGTCAAGATAAGGTTTACTGTTTTGACGTTAGGTTTGAAGAGTTTCGTGTGATCCAAGTACCCAGTGAGGTGTCTAAATATGCTTATTCCGTGGGTTTCATAGAGCATGGTGGAAAACCAGCAATTTTTGATTTCACACGTATTAGAGAAACTGGTGTGTCGGAGTTGTGGGTCTTGGAGATGAATGGTGGAACATGGTCGAGGAAGTCTCTGGTTTTGAAGCTTTGTCAGAAACATTTAGTGGATGACGTTAAGATTATGGATTTGAGAGTGCATGATACCGGTCAGAACAATGAGGTTATCTTGGCGTTGCCTAATACTTGTTACCTTCTCTATTATGATCTGATAAAGAATGATTTGAGAAAGGTTGATATCAAAAGAGAAAGTCCACCGGACCAGAGGCTGAACATATATGTCAAGCTCATGGATAAGGGTGAAAACATCATGCCCTTAGAAATTTGA
- the LOC108836596 gene encoding high mobility group B protein 7 isoform X1 has protein sequence MAGGGGSSKSNAPKQRKRVEAETKDESTTSNSNINTLLRAKDGSAFARCEGCSKNVAVALISMHNCSLDAKIRVNLDAQVVEMKAEAKKKKLVERKKSTSDEPKAKRVRKGKDEKKSSASNNKPKRPLTAFFIFMSDFRKTFKEENPSSSVKDVAKQGGEKWKSLTEEEKKVYLDKAAELKAEYNKSLESNDADEEEEDEEEEKQSDDDDAEEKQADEALGSKENEDVNKESEGKEEEEEEILDDY, from the exons ATGGCCGGTGGTGGTGGATCGTCGAAATCAAACGCACCGAAGCAGAGGAAGAGAGTCGAAGCCGAGACGAAAGATGAATCCACCACAAGCAACAGCAACATCAATACCTTGCTACGCGCTAAAGATGGCAGCGCCTTCGCTCGATG TGAAGGATGTAGCAAGAACGTAGCTGTTGCGCTTATAAGCATGCACAATTGCAGCCTCGACGCTAAGATTCGAGTCAATCTCG aCGCGCAAGTTGTTGAGATGAAAGCtgaggcgaagaagaagaaacttgtaGAGAG GAAGAAGTCAACATCTGATGAACCTAAGGCGAAGAGAGTCAGGAAGGGCAAGGATGAGAAGAAGAGCTCTGCCTCTAACAACAAGCCCAAGCGTCCTCTTACTGCTTTCTTCATTTTCAT GAGTGATTTCCGCAAAACTTTCAAAGAAGAGAATCCTTCTTCTAGCGTCAAGGAT GTTGCAAAGCAAGGTGGTGAAAAGTGGAAGTCTTTGACTGAGGAA GAAAAGAAAGTTTATTTGGATAAGGCTGCTGAACTAAAGGCAGAGTACAACAAGTCACTGGAGAGCAATGATGCCGATGAGGAA GAagaggatgaggaggaggagaagcaatcagatgatgatgatgctgaaGAGAAACAAGCTGACGAGGCTTTAGGGTCTAAGGAGAATGAAGATGTGAACAAAGAATCTGAAggtaaagaagaagaggaagaagagatttTGGATGACTACTAG
- the LOC108836596 gene encoding high mobility group B protein 7 isoform X2: MAGGGGSSKSNAPKQRKRVEAETKDESTTSNSNINTLLRAKDGSAFARCEGCSKNVAVALISMHNCSLDAKIRVNLDAQVVEMKAEAKKKKLVERKKSTSDEPKAKRVRKGKDEKKSSASNNKPKRPLTAFFIFMSDFRKTFKEENPSSSVKDVAKQGGEKWKSLTEEEKKVYLDKAAELKAEYNKSLESNDADEETFSGRG; encoded by the exons ATGGCCGGTGGTGGTGGATCGTCGAAATCAAACGCACCGAAGCAGAGGAAGAGAGTCGAAGCCGAGACGAAAGATGAATCCACCACAAGCAACAGCAACATCAATACCTTGCTACGCGCTAAAGATGGCAGCGCCTTCGCTCGATG TGAAGGATGTAGCAAGAACGTAGCTGTTGCGCTTATAAGCATGCACAATTGCAGCCTCGACGCTAAGATTCGAGTCAATCTCG aCGCGCAAGTTGTTGAGATGAAAGCtgaggcgaagaagaagaaacttgtaGAGAG GAAGAAGTCAACATCTGATGAACCTAAGGCGAAGAGAGTCAGGAAGGGCAAGGATGAGAAGAAGAGCTCTGCCTCTAACAACAAGCCCAAGCGTCCTCTTACTGCTTTCTTCATTTTCAT GAGTGATTTCCGCAAAACTTTCAAAGAAGAGAATCCTTCTTCTAGCGTCAAGGAT GTTGCAAAGCAAGGTGGTGAAAAGTGGAAGTCTTTGACTGAGGAA GAAAAGAAAGTTTATTTGGATAAGGCTGCTGAACTAAAGGCAGAGTACAACAAGTCACTGGAGAGCAATGATGCCGATGAGGAA ACTTTTTCAGGAagaggatga